In the Lepidochelys kempii isolate rLepKem1 chromosome 3, rLepKem1.hap2, whole genome shotgun sequence genome, one interval contains:
- the E2F6 gene encoding transcription factor E2F6 isoform X3: MDSPLQPPKINLNMEDEVQFVTMRKTLKVTKPRFDASLVYLTRKFMDLVKTAQDGVLDLNEVATTLGVRKRRVYDITNVLDGIHLIQKRSKNLIQWVGSDLDQVAGKASEQQKLRDELSDLSAMEEALDELIKDCAHQLFELTDDKENTKLAYVTYQDIHSIKAFQEQIVMAIKAPEETKLEIPAPKEDCIEVRIKSTKGPIDVYLCEVEQDNPGAKTFEDMDTLTSETKSPVPLDEE; the protein is encoded by the exons ATGGACTCGCCGCTCCAG ccaCCAAAAATCAACCTTAATATGGAAGATGAGGTCCAGTTTGTGACAATGAGAA AAACCCTGAAAGTCACAAAGCCTCGTTTTGATGCATCCCTGGTTTACCTGACCCGAAAATTCATGGATCTTGTCAAAACTGCACAAGATGGTGTTCTTGATTTGAATGAAGTAGCAACAACTCTGGGGGTACGAAAACGAAGAGTATATGACATCACCAATGTATTGGATGGAATCCACCTGATTCAGAAAAGATCTAAGAATCTTATCCAGTGGGT AGGATCTGATCTCGATCAGGTTGCTGGAAAGGCATCAGAACAGCAAAAGCTTAGAGATGAACTTTCTGATTTATCAGCAATGGAAGAAGCTCTGGATGAATTAATTAAGGACTGTGCTCACCAGTTGTTTGAATTAACGGATgacaaagaaaacacaaa ACTAGCTTATGTGACATATCAAGATATTCATAGCATTAAGGCCTTTCAAGAACAGATTGTTATGGCAATCAAAGCTCCAGAAGAAACAAAACTAGAAATACCAGCTCCTAAAGAA GATTGTATAGAAGTACGTATAAAGAGCACAAAGGGACCCATTGATGTATATTTATGTGAAGTGGAGCAAGATAACCCAGGTGCCAAAACTTTTGAAGATATGGATACTCTGACGTCAGAAACTAAATCACCAGTACCTCTTGATGAAG
- the E2F6 gene encoding transcription factor E2F6 isoform X1, whose product MATPAQGKSLRPLHPDTLRPPKINLNMEDEVQFVTMRKTLKVTKPRFDASLVYLTRKFMDLVKTAQDGVLDLNEVATTLGVRKRRVYDITNVLDGIHLIQKRSKNLIQWVGSDLDQVAGKASEQQKLRDELSDLSAMEEALDELIKDCAHQLFELTDDKENTKLAYVTYQDIHSIKAFQEQIVMAIKAPEETKLEIPAPKEDCIEVRIKSTKGPIDVYLCEVEQDNPGAKTFEDMDTLTSETKSPVPLDEE is encoded by the exons ATGGCCACCCCCGCCCAGGGGAAGAGCCTGCGGCCGCTGCACCCGGACACGCTGCGG ccaCCAAAAATCAACCTTAATATGGAAGATGAGGTCCAGTTTGTGACAATGAGAA AAACCCTGAAAGTCACAAAGCCTCGTTTTGATGCATCCCTGGTTTACCTGACCCGAAAATTCATGGATCTTGTCAAAACTGCACAAGATGGTGTTCTTGATTTGAATGAAGTAGCAACAACTCTGGGGGTACGAAAACGAAGAGTATATGACATCACCAATGTATTGGATGGAATCCACCTGATTCAGAAAAGATCTAAGAATCTTATCCAGTGGGT AGGATCTGATCTCGATCAGGTTGCTGGAAAGGCATCAGAACAGCAAAAGCTTAGAGATGAACTTTCTGATTTATCAGCAATGGAAGAAGCTCTGGATGAATTAATTAAGGACTGTGCTCACCAGTTGTTTGAATTAACGGATgacaaagaaaacacaaa ACTAGCTTATGTGACATATCAAGATATTCATAGCATTAAGGCCTTTCAAGAACAGATTGTTATGGCAATCAAAGCTCCAGAAGAAACAAAACTAGAAATACCAGCTCCTAAAGAA GATTGTATAGAAGTACGTATAAAGAGCACAAAGGGACCCATTGATGTATATTTATGTGAAGTGGAGCAAGATAACCCAGGTGCCAAAACTTTTGAAGATATGGATACTCTGACGTCAGAAACTAAATCACCAGTACCTCTTGATGAAG
- the E2F6 gene encoding transcription factor E2F6 isoform X2, translating into MATPAQGKSLRPLHPDTLRPPKINLNMEDEVQFVTMRKTLKVTKPRFDASLVYLTRKFMDLVKTAQDGVLDLNEVATTLGVRKRRVYDITNVLDGIHLIQKRSKNLIQGSDLDQVAGKASEQQKLRDELSDLSAMEEALDELIKDCAHQLFELTDDKENTKLAYVTYQDIHSIKAFQEQIVMAIKAPEETKLEIPAPKEDCIEVRIKSTKGPIDVYLCEVEQDNPGAKTFEDMDTLTSETKSPVPLDEE; encoded by the exons ATGGCCACCCCCGCCCAGGGGAAGAGCCTGCGGCCGCTGCACCCGGACACGCTGCGG ccaCCAAAAATCAACCTTAATATGGAAGATGAGGTCCAGTTTGTGACAATGAGAA AAACCCTGAAAGTCACAAAGCCTCGTTTTGATGCATCCCTGGTTTACCTGACCCGAAAATTCATGGATCTTGTCAAAACTGCACAAGATGGTGTTCTTGATTTGAATGAAGTAGCAACAACTCTGGGGGTACGAAAACGAAGAGTATATGACATCACCAATGTATTGGATGGAATCCACCTGATTCAGAAAAGATCTAAGAATCTTATCCA AGGATCTGATCTCGATCAGGTTGCTGGAAAGGCATCAGAACAGCAAAAGCTTAGAGATGAACTTTCTGATTTATCAGCAATGGAAGAAGCTCTGGATGAATTAATTAAGGACTGTGCTCACCAGTTGTTTGAATTAACGGATgacaaagaaaacacaaa ACTAGCTTATGTGACATATCAAGATATTCATAGCATTAAGGCCTTTCAAGAACAGATTGTTATGGCAATCAAAGCTCCAGAAGAAACAAAACTAGAAATACCAGCTCCTAAAGAA GATTGTATAGAAGTACGTATAAAGAGCACAAAGGGACCCATTGATGTATATTTATGTGAAGTGGAGCAAGATAACCCAGGTGCCAAAACTTTTGAAGATATGGATACTCTGACGTCAGAAACTAAATCACCAGTACCTCTTGATGAAG